One region of Coregonus clupeaformis isolate EN_2021a chromosome 31, ASM2061545v1, whole genome shotgun sequence genomic DNA includes:
- the LOC121548034 gene encoding complement C1q tumor necrosis factor-related protein 1 — MPDTRPDTRDYHRDASEVSGKECQRCCDPGDEVPTQYANPQYPQHCPQYQVVPQINITILKGEKGDSGQRGPYGKSGKSGQSGPRGPNGIKGTKGSVGIQGEQCKVQYAAFSVGRKKAIHSNDYYQTLVFDTELVNLYGHFNMFTGKFYCYVPGIYYFSLNVHTWNQKETYVHVMHNEREVVILYAQASDRSIMQSQSLMLQLEGEDQVWVRLFKGERENAIFSDDFDTYITFNGHLIKPKSEG; from the exons ATGCCAGACACCAGGCCAGACACCAGGGACTACCACAGAGATGCCAG TGAAGTGAGTGGTAAAGAGTGTCAGCGGTGCTGTGACCCTGGAGACGAGGTCCCTACTCAGTATGCCAACCCCCAGTACCCACAACACTGCCCACAGTACCAGGTGGTGCCACAGATCAACATCACCATCCTCAAAG GTGAGAAGGGGGACAGCGGCCAGCGAGGACCCTACGGTAAATCCGGCAAGTCCGGCCAGTCCGGCCCCCGTGGGCCCAACGGTATCAAAGGGACCAAGGGGAGCGTAGGGATCCAGGGTGAACAATGCAAGGTCCAGTACGCTGCCTTCTCTGTGGGCCGCAAGAAGGCCATCCACTCCAACGACTATTACCAGACTTTAGTGTTCGACACTGAGCTCGTCAACCTCTACGGCCACTTCAACATGTTCACCGGCAAGTTCTACTGCTACGTGCCGGGGATCTATTACTTCAGCCTGAACGTGCACACGTGGAACCAGAAGGAGACGTACGTGCACGTGATGCATAACGAGAGGGAGGTGGTGATCCTGTACGCCCAGGCCAGTGACCGGAGCATCATGCAGAGCCAGAGTCTAATGCTACAGCTGGAAGGAGAGGACCAGGTGTGGGTCCGGCTGTTCAAAGGCGAGAGGGAGAACGCCATCTTTAGCGACGACTTTGATACCTACATCACCTTCAATGGACACCTCATCAAGCCCAAAAGCGAGGGGTAA